TCTACATCCTGCGTCGGGTCGTCCCAGATTTTTGCAATAACATACCCTTCTAACATATCTTGCTCTCCACATATAAAAATACCTCGTATCCCGTCCTCGATAAACTTTCGCATAATTTTTGCCGTCTCATGAACCATGATGTTAGGGAAACATTTAAATCCTCCTCCCAATCCTGCTTCCATCGGGTGATGGTAATAATTCCACAAAAAAACAGGTGCCTTTGCCTTTTTTAGCCATTCATGATATAGGTTCATATCGTTTTCATATATTTCTTTGTGGATAGCATAATAACAGGTATGTAAACACGGGGCTATGGATACATTGGGTTCGATGTCAAAACCACGGGGAGGCAAAGCATATTCCCAATAGGCAAGGGCAGCAATGTATTTATCCGGATGTGTCTTCTGCAATTCCCTTGCCACCGCATTTACAAAGGAGAAAACATAATTGCTCATGCGACCACTGCTAAATTGTCCTGTCCACATATTGCGACCGGAACTTATCAATTCCTGACAACGCTCACATCGGCAGAATTTCAGATTATCATCGGGAACAATAGCGAAATAGTTTCCTACGGCTTTCCAGCCTTCAGGCACATCCTTTGTTCCATCAAAAAAATCATCTGCTATTTGCGACACTTCTTGTATCAGTTTTGGATGTGTATAACATAGTTGAGTACCTGAACCGGGCCCTTTTGCCTGATATTCTGGGTCCGTAAAATATTTTTCAATGGTTTGTTTATGAAATGTATGGTTACCTGCCCATTTCTCGCCACCTAATCGCAATCGGCGCCAGAATAGAAAAATTTCAGCACGGGATACTGTCCCCCACTGTTTTTGCATAAAGGGCCAATTACCTGACCATAAAGCATCTCGATATTTCAATGCAGGCGCACGGCGAATATCCATGCCTTTTACTATAAGCGTAGGCTGTGAAGGAATAATAATACTTATTTCGTTTGGACCATACCAACGAACACCACAGAATTTTTCAAGGAAATGATATACTGCATAACAGGTTCCTTGCTCGTCATATACGCCCGGTAATTCTATTTCGCCCTGACTACGCAATGGCATACCGACGGTTTGCCAATAATCAATCTTCTGGCGCGTATCCGCGAGGGTATTCCCGCAATTCATAGGTCTTCCCAATTCACGACGATTGAGTTCCGTATCTTCCCAATCCCGACCTAAAAGAATTAGCGTATCCGGACGAAATGCAATAATATACTCCTGGGAAGCGAGGTCTGAACCTTGAAAACCTAAATCATGGGTAAAACGGCTATCTCCAATAAGTATTTTCCGTCCTGATACAGGTTTTGCATCATTCTTAATAGGCACTTCTACACCTGTCATCTTCAAAACATGATATTGCAACTCCAATGATGCAAGATGTGCCGAAGGTGTCGGATTTTCGGATACAACAATACAACAAGCAGGTTTCCCCTTCTTCACCAATACAAAATCTGTCCCTCCATCTCTATCACTGCCAAATACACAGATACAACACATGCCTATAAAAAGAAAAGTAACCAAAAACCTTATCTTCATCATACCTATATCCCGTTCTTTTAAGAATAAGTTATTTCTAAAAATATATATCCTCTATATCCTGTTAAATCACGAACTGAAAAATCAAACCTTGAAATCGGAATATTAAAACCAGATAACAAATTATCAAAAGGAATAGTTATAGAGGTTGGTTTACTAATTGACCACGACAAACCAAAATAATTGATTAGAATATTGCATTACAACAGAACACTCCATGGGTATTTTATGTAGTGGAAATCTTTTTCTGGGTTCTTCTCTTGGCTTTGTTTTCTTTTCGTTCCTGCTTGTTCTTTCGTTCTTTACTCCGTTCTTTATTCCTCTCTGTAGGTGGACCTTCGTGGTCTAATTTAGGAGCGGGAAGTTTTTCCAAAAGTTGGTTGAAATATTCTTTGGCTTTGATGACTTCTGGGTCATCGGAATTAGTTACTTCTTTATAACCCGTTCCATCACGACTATCTCCGCAGTCATACAGTCTTCCATAGTGTAGAGGCGAATTATCTTCCAATAGCCAGCGTTTTGTCCTCAAAATGCGTCTGTCCGCAATGAAACTGAATATCCATTCACGGGTTGTTTCACATTTACCTATTAAAAAAGGCATTAAGGATACACCATCCATAGGTCTATCTTTGGGTACAGGGACACCTGCCCAATCGCATAGTGTCGGCAGAATATCTGACAGGTCTGTTAATTCCATTACACTACCCCGTTGTTTAACATACCCCGGTCCCCAGATTATCATAGGCACGCGTGCACCTAATTCTGTGGGTTGACCCTTACCGGAACCACCGGTACCGTTATCCCCTGTGAAGATAACAATGGTTTTCTCTTTCATTCCCGCCTTTTCAATTTCCTCCAACAATTTTCCCATCAATTTATCTAAATACTCCACATTATCCTTAAAAATTTTTTTATCACTTTTTGTTAAATCATCGCCGTCTTTCTTCGAATCCGGCGTTGGCAAATGAGGAGCATGCGTCAGGCAAGTCGGATAATAAATCACGAAGGGTTGCTCTTTGTGGCGGTTCAGAAAATCGATAACGAACTGATTATGTATATCGGGTCCATAATCATCGGGTTTTGTTGGGATATATTCACCATTGCGGACGATGGACGGATGCCAATATCGGGCATATTTGCCATCGCCTTCAAATCCACTTGTATATGCAACACCCGGCGGAATATATTCTTTATACGCCCAGGTGCAATATTCATCAAATCCACATTCAAAGATAAGTTTGGGTAGTTCACCCGACAGTTGCCATTTGCCGGACATGGCTGTGGCATAGCCTGCCTCTTTCAGCAGGTTGATAAAGGTTCGATGACTTTTAGCAATATCTTCTATATCACTTTTAGGCTTTGGACCACCTCGCCTATTCGCAAAATTATAAACACCGTTATGACAACCGTATTGTCCTGTCAATAGCATGACCCGCGTCGGATGACAAATCGGTGTTGCGTAGCAGGTTTCGAATTTAACGCCTTCCTGAGCCATACGGTCTAAATTGGGCGTGTGGATTTCTTTATTCCCATAGCAGGACAATTCCTTGGCTCCGATGTCATTGGCTAACACGACAATAAAGTTAGGACGGTCCTGTTTCTTTTTTTTATTATCCTCCGAATATGCCATTTGAGAAAGTATAAAGGAGCCAAGACCGAATGCGGATATTTTCTGCACAAACTCACGACGCGACAGATTATTCATATTTCATTCCCTTCCCGATGGTTTTAAGAATTAAATTTTTTAATACTTCTCATTAAAATTACAATCTGATAATCATAAACACCTGTGGAGGTTTTTAGTTCCCTAATGGAAGCCATTTATCTGATTGCATACGGTTGCCCATACACGAGTATAAGGGAATTGGTAAGGATAACGAATAAATTCGACATGCCCATCCAGATATAAAACATTCCCTCCTCCCGGTTGATGATTTAGCATAGGAGTATTATAACCTTCACCCTCACCTTTTTTGAATAGGTTATCCCACATCATTGGGATTTCCGATGTAGAAGTGTTGGAATTCAAAAATCTTTCAACACCGTCCCTCATACGATATACTACTCGTTTTTGAGTGTCCCCAGGGTAAAAAGGATAAAACGATAAATCGCGGTCGTATATCTTTGCAACAGAATTAAGGGGAGCACCTATTGCTTCATCAAGCATCTCTCGAAATACGGTAACAAAAGCCCCTTCGATTTCTGTGCGTGGGTCAGGTGCTTGTTCATTTCCATTGGGAACTAAATAAAGCGATGGGATAATTACCCAGCCCAAATAACTGTATGAAATATCGTTAATTTTACATAAGTCGGGTTCTTCGGTTTCCTCATTCAGCCAACCTCCCGGTCCCAAGGCTACATCGCGGTCAATATCCGAAGGACAAATTAATACCTTCAAGTCGGATAGGTATTCAGGATACATCCACTTCGGTTCAAAAAATGACTCTTCCGTATTTATTACACTACAAGGGCTTGCATTCGTTGTCCAGGGGGTTTTTATTGCCTTTACAGGAGGATAGACATTCCCTTTACTTTCATTGGCATACATAATTAAAGATAAACCAATCTGTTTCAGATTGTTTGCACAGGAAGAGCGGCGGCTTGCTTCACGGGCACGGGATAAGGCAGGTAAAAGAATAGCCGCAAGAATTGCGATGATGGCAATAACGACCAGCAATTCAATTAAGGTAAAACCTTTTTTCCTATTATGAAATACCTGATAGCATGTCATATCTAACATTATATAATATGAAACAATCAAAAACAGATTTTTATTACAATTTTATAAAGAAGGAAATTATAGGTAAAACAAAAAAATTGGACAGGTCTCGTTTAACCAACCTGTTCAATTTATGAAAAACTTTATTAATCCCCGATAAGGGTGTTTAATTTCTGCAAATCATTGACGGGATTAGATGGTGCTTTCCCCTTTTGGTTTTCTTTCTTTTCAGCCTCTTTATCTTTGCCTAAAATAGAAGCAATCAATTGCTGATTTATTTTTATCGGCACGCCACTTTTCATTGCTTTCTCCCGCAGATAGAGGCGATAATCTTCCAATATCTCATTCTGAGCCATACGAATTTCCATTTCCCGCATCTGCTTCTTATCTTCTTCCATTTTAGGCTTATCCGCATCCGTAGGTAAAGTTCTTTCTAATAATTGCACAAAATAATGTTCGTTACTAAAATCTTTAATAGGTCCTACAAGGGCCCCGATATCCTTCCCTTCCAGTTCATTGAAAATACTTTCCGGTGAAATCATCAATCCTTCCTGGAAAAGATAATCTTTCGCTGTAAAAGGATTTGCGGTTTCTTTAATTTCTATATTCAAATCGGGGAACAACTTGGGTAAGTCATCAATAGATTTTGCTTCTGCTTTTATCTTGTTGGAAATTTCTTCTACCCTCTTTTTGTAATCATCTTGAAGTTTTACCATATTCGTATAGTCTTTCTCTACACGCTCACGCACCTTATCAAGCGGCGGTATTTCTCCTTTGGTTCTCTCTAAAACTTTTGCGACAAATACATTGTCTCTTGCTGTAATTACCTGATATTCCGAATCCTTCTCCGGTTCCATAAAGGCACTTCGGAATTGGTATATATCAAACTGATTTAATCCCTCGACGGCTTTGGATTCTTTAGTAAAAGGACCTATCTTCACAATTTTCAATCCTTTTTCTTGAGCCACCTTTTCAAGGGTCTTTTCTTCATTGGCTTTTTGGGCAATTTCTTTTGCCTGTTCTTCCCTTTGTTTCTTTTCTTCATCACTCAATGAAGCACGAATCATAATCTGGCGTGCATGAACTTCGCGGACACCCGTTTCTGCATTTGTCCGTTCCTCTTCTACCTTAAATATATAATAAGCACCAAAGGTATATACAGGTTCATTTATCTCACCTACCTTCAATGAGAATAAAACCTGACGATGGGGAGGGTCATTTTCCCGTGGAGATTGCCATCCCAAATCACCACCCGGTTGACTTTTCTGGTCCGAATAGGTTTTTGCCAGTTCCGCAAAATCTTCACCTTGTTTGGCTTTATTATATGCCTCGATGGCTCTATCAGGAACCGGAGGGACCAAAGAAATCTTTACCGTTTCCGCAACTATGGTATCCGGGTCGCGATAGGTTTCTTTATTCTCCTCAAAATATTTTGCCAGTGCATCCTCTTTTATTTCTATCGGCGGAGCAATCTTTGCATATTTAATGCGGATACGAGTGAAATTGTTCATCACTTTTTTATCTATGCTCGTAGGGTCAAATCGTGCAGGTGCCAACAATGTATTCATAAAAACCTGACGCGATATAGACTTTTGAAGGTCTGCATAAATCTCATTCCAATTAATCTTTCCTTGATTGGCTTCGACCCATGCATTCCATGCTTCACGGTCCAATTTACCATCTTCCGTGCGGAATTGAGACCATTTTTGCATCTGCTCAATAAGCAGGCTGCGGTCTACTTTGAAGTTCCGTTTCTGCTCTTCTAAAGTAATCAAATTGGAATCTATCATTTGTTGTAAAATCTTATCCGTTTCACCGTTTTTCTCTAATTCCTCAATAGATGCAGGTTTATCTGGTGTTGACCTTTGCTGAATAAGCATATTCAAATTGCGGCGGAATTCACTCTCCAACACAGGTAGATTAGAAACAGTTGCTATCGGATTATCTTTAAATTCAGGCGTTGCAGACCTATATTTCCCCGGCATACCAAAGAACAGAACGAACGGCACCGCAATCACTATAACAACAAATAACAAAATAGCACGACGATGTTTCCTCATTAAATCTTGAATCATAGACAGAAACCTTTTATACTTAAAATTCCAGTTAAGATTTATTGAAAATCAAACATAGTTGCAAAAAGGCATTTTGCTAACCGAACAATAAATGTATCATAAATGGTATTTTATACTCAAATAAAGGAATTTCCTAACATCATGATAAAAAGAAAACGAAACAAATTGCTTTCAGGTTTCCATAACCTTTTTTTGCTGTATACCCTATTTTTGTTTTCCTCTATTTCAACGATTTTAACAATCCCTTCCTATGCAGAGGATAAACCTTTGCGTCAGTTGAAAATTCCAGAATTATCCCTTGGACAGGAAGGTATTAGTTCCTGGCAGGAAAAAGTTCGGCATGAACTATCACAACGGCTATCTCTTCCAAATACAAAGCCTCCCTCTTTTAATGAAAAACACATAAAAAAAGAGGAAAACCTTAAATGGAATTTAGAAGAAATAGAAATACAGAGCACTTTACAAAGACGGATTTACATTTCTCTTGCTACCCTTTCTCCCAAAGAAGAGAAAAAATATCCTGCGATTGTATGCATTCACGGACACGGAGGAAATCGGTATACCGCTTTTGAAAATGAGCCTTCACCCTATCATGAGTTCGGCAAAACATTGGTGCAGAACGGGTTTGTGGTAATAACGACAGATGTAGGTCAACATGAGGTCTATGAAAAAGACCGAACCTTAATGGGCGAACGATTATGGGACCTGATGCGTTGTGTGGATTATCTGGAAACACTTCCCTTTGTAGATAAAAACCGTATAGGATGTGCAGGATTATCGTTAGGTGGAGAAATGGCAATGTGGTTGGGAGCCATGGATACTCGAATTAAAGCAACCGTCGTTTGCGGTTTTCTTACCTATATGGACCAGATGGAAAAAAATCATTGTATGTGCTGGAAATTTGAGGGTTTGCGGGAGTTAGTTGATTTTCCTGACATCTATGGGCTGATAGTTCCCCGTGCTCTACAATGCCAAAACGGCGAAAAAGAACCGTCAGACCAGTTTCCACCTTCTTTAGCCAAAAAGGCATGGGCAGAAATAATACCGGCATACAGAGCCTTTAATGCGGAAGAAAAAGCAGAATGGATTATCCATAGCGGTGGACATGAAATTGCCATAGAGCCAATGTTAAAGTTCTTAAAGAGAAACTTATCCTAAAAGGTCAAACAGGTCGGATATTATCCTTTCCATTCTTCCGGAGTGCCCATTGTGTCAGCATCATAACTTGCAGAGACAGTGCTGGCAATACCGCCCCGTGGATTACATTCTATTACTATAGCCATTTTTCTGGGTCTACAAGCAAAAACAAGGTCTTCTAACATTTTATTAACTAAATGCTCATACCAGATACCCACATCACGATATGATAAAAGGTAATATTTTAAAGAACGCAGTTCCAGGCAGTATCTGTTCGGGACATAACGAATAGTTACCTTGGCAAAGTCCGGTAAACCCGAAAACGGACATACTGATGTAAACTCATCCGTTGTTGTAACAATTTCCATATTCCTACCCGATTCGTTTGTCGCATATTCATATTCAAAACATTCTAAACAATTACTTTCTATGGCTTTCGGGCTTTTGAAGGGAAGCGTTTTCCCTTGCGGCTTAAAATTACGAATTACTTTTACCTTTCCTGCCTTATCCTTCTTCTTTTCCATAACCAATCATCCTTTTCCCGTTCATATTTATATTATTGAATGATATAATACGATAAAATAGAATGATTATAAAAAAGGAAATATTAAGTGATTTTACGGTTAATCGTTGCATTTATCCTTATTTTTTTCATAGGAATAGGTGTATTCGTCGTCTTTAAAGGTTCTATTCTTTCGATTTTCAGAAAAGAGGAACCTATAAATCCACAGATTTTATTAGGACCTCCTTCATCCTTAGACGAAACAGGTTTGCCACGATATGAACTTTCCTTTTCGACCCTCAAAAAACCACCTTTCCAGTTTGAACCTGTTTCCGTTCCGATACATCGGTATCAACTGTTTGACTTCGGTGTTGCGGATATAAATCAGGATGGGCTTCTCGATATATTTTCCAGCAATTGTAATTTTCGTCCTTCTATCCTCTTGAACCGCGGACAAATGACTTTTGAGAATGTTATCTCAGAATTAAAATTGGGATTACAACCTGAGCTGCCCGAATTTGCGTGTAGCATGGCACCTCACAAAGTGGTGGAAAGAGGTTTATATATTTTCTACATCTGGCATAAAGTCCATATCTATTATTTAGAATTATCCAAAGATGCCCTTCCACTACAAATTGAAGTTACTGTCCCTCATTCACGAACAGACATAATAGAAACAAAAGGGGAGATAGCTATCAGAAAAATCCAACAGATTGAATCCGAAAAAGAACCGGGATTTACACAGTACAAATTGCATATAGAACACGAAGCCCTCGTTGTAATTGATATTGACCGTCCTGCCATTCCTACACAATTTACAATCCCCCATACATTTCCCTTAAACAAAATATACATCGGTCCAGCAAAAATATCCCCCACAGAACACACTTTCACATTAAATACCTTCGACCGACACAGTTATAGTTGGGCAGACATAAACGCAGACGGCAAAATAGATGTGTTTTCAGGTAGAGGTGGATTGCGGGGAAGTCCTGAATATGCCCATTTACGGAGAAAAATGAAAGACCAATTATTCTTAAATTATTGTGGGAATTGGTTTGAAAATGTTTACGATACAAGCGGATTGGAAAATTGCAGTTGCGGAAC
The Candidatus Hydrogenedens sp. genome window above contains:
- the queF gene encoding preQ(1) synthase, with amino-acid sequence MEKKKDKAGKVKVIRNFKPQGKTLPFKSPKAIESNCLECFEYEYATNESGRNMEIVTTTDEFTSVCPFSGLPDFAKVTIRYVPNRYCLELRSLKYYLLSYRDVGIWYEHLVNKMLEDLVFACRPRKMAIVIECNPRGGIASTVSASYDADTMGTPEEWKG
- a CDS encoding DUF1559 domain-containing protein, which produces MTCYQVFHNRKKGFTLIELLVVIAIIAILAAILLPALSRAREASRRSSCANNLKQIGLSLIMYANESKGNVYPPVKAIKTPWTTNASPCSVINTEESFFEPKWMYPEYLSDLKVLICPSDIDRDVALGPGGWLNEETEEPDLCKINDISYSYLGWVIIPSLYLVPNGNEQAPDPRTEIEGAFVTVFREMLDEAIGAPLNSVAKIYDRDLSFYPFYPGDTQKRVVYRMRDGVERFLNSNTSTSEIPMMWDNLFKKGEGEGYNTPMLNHQPGGGNVLYLDGHVEFIRYPYQFPYTRVWATVCNQINGFH
- a CDS encoding SurA N-terminal domain-containing protein, whose translation is MIQDLMRKHRRAILLFVVIVIAVPFVLFFGMPGKYRSATPEFKDNPIATVSNLPVLESEFRRNLNMLIQQRSTPDKPASIEELEKNGETDKILQQMIDSNLITLEEQKRNFKVDRSLLIEQMQKWSQFRTEDGKLDREAWNAWVEANQGKINWNEIYADLQKSISRQVFMNTLLAPARFDPTSIDKKVMNNFTRIRIKYAKIAPPIEIKEDALAKYFEENKETYRDPDTIVAETVKISLVPPVPDRAIEAYNKAKQGEDFAELAKTYSDQKSQPGGDLGWQSPRENDPPHRQVLFSLKVGEINEPVYTFGAYYIFKVEEERTNAETGVREVHARQIMIRASLSDEEKKQREEQAKEIAQKANEEKTLEKVAQEKGLKIVKIGPFTKESKAVEGLNQFDIYQFRSAFMEPEKDSEYQVITARDNVFVAKVLERTKGEIPPLDKVRERVEKDYTNMVKLQDDYKKRVEEISNKIKAEAKSIDDLPKLFPDLNIEIKETANPFTAKDYLFQEGLMISPESIFNELEGKDIGALVGPIKDFSNEHYFVQLLERTLPTDADKPKMEEDKKQMREMEIRMAQNEILEDYRLYLREKAMKSGVPIKINQQLIASILGKDKEAEKKENQKGKAPSNPVNDLQKLNTLIGD
- a CDS encoding sulfatase-like hydrolase/transferase — protein: MNNLSRREFVQKISAFGLGSFILSQMAYSEDNKKKKQDRPNFIVVLANDIGAKELSCYGNKEIHTPNLDRMAQEGVKFETCYATPICHPTRVMLLTGQYGCHNGVYNFANRRGGPKPKSDIEDIAKSHRTFINLLKEAGYATAMSGKWQLSGELPKLIFECGFDEYCTWAYKEYIPPGVAYTSGFEGDGKYARYWHPSIVRNGEYIPTKPDDYGPDIHNQFVIDFLNRHKEQPFVIYYPTCLTHAPHLPTPDSKKDGDDLTKSDKKIFKDNVEYLDKLMGKLLEEIEKAGMKEKTIVIFTGDNGTGGSGKGQPTELGARVPMIIWGPGYVKQRGSVMELTDLSDILPTLCDWAGVPVPKDRPMDGVSLMPFLIGKCETTREWIFSFIADRRILRTKRWLLEDNSPLHYGRLYDCGDSRDGTGYKEVTNSDDPEVIKAKEYFNQLLEKLPAPKLDHEGPPTERNKERSKERKNKQERKENKAKRRTQKKISTT
- a CDS encoding DUF4838 domain-containing protein, encoding MMKIRFLVTFLFIGMCCICVFGSDRDGGTDFVLVKKGKPACCIVVSENPTPSAHLASLELQYHVLKMTGVEVPIKNDAKPVSGRKILIGDSRFTHDLGFQGSDLASQEYIIAFRPDTLILLGRDWEDTELNRRELGRPMNCGNTLADTRQKIDYWQTVGMPLRSQGEIELPGVYDEQGTCYAVYHFLEKFCGVRWYGPNEISIIIPSQPTLIVKGMDIRRAPALKYRDALWSGNWPFMQKQWGTVSRAEIFLFWRRLRLGGEKWAGNHTFHKQTIEKYFTDPEYQAKGPGSGTQLCYTHPKLIQEVSQIADDFFDGTKDVPEGWKAVGNYFAIVPDDNLKFCRCERCQELISSGRNMWTGQFSSGRMSNYVFSFVNAVARELQKTHPDKYIAALAYWEYALPPRGFDIEPNVSIAPCLHTCYYAIHKEIYENDMNLYHEWLKKAKAPVFLWNYYHHPMEAGLGGGFKCFPNIMVHETAKIMRKFIEDGIRGIFICGEQDMLEGYVIAKIWDDPTQDVDAILDEFFHLYFGNASEPMKKFYLQIEQIACNRENYPKPYYKPNGIDWKSVAWTTLGTEERMKELGELISQAQSLAQTDAEKQRVQQWREALWDWMVKGKEEYLLQSKK
- a CDS encoding alpha/beta hydrolase family protein → MIKRKRNKLLSGFHNLFLLYTLFLFSSISTILTIPSYAEDKPLRQLKIPELSLGQEGISSWQEKVRHELSQRLSLPNTKPPSFNEKHIKKEENLKWNLEEIEIQSTLQRRIYISLATLSPKEEKKYPAIVCIHGHGGNRYTAFENEPSPYHEFGKTLVQNGFVVITTDVGQHEVYEKDRTLMGERLWDLMRCVDYLETLPFVDKNRIGCAGLSLGGEMAMWLGAMDTRIKATVVCGFLTYMDQMEKNHCMCWKFEGLRELVDFPDIYGLIVPRALQCQNGEKEPSDQFPPSLAKKAWAEIIPAYRAFNAEEKAEWIIHSGGHEIAIEPMLKFLKRNLS